In a genomic window of Colius striatus isolate bColStr4 chromosome 2, bColStr4.1.hap1, whole genome shotgun sequence:
- the B3GALNT2 gene encoding UDP-GalNAc:beta-1,3-N-acetylgalactosaminyltransferase 2 isoform X2: MRNWLVLLCPCAVGVTLHLWLLLSCPGGPGRHPAGPLAFFPQWKLKHYDVIVGVLSARHNHELRSVIRNTWFKHLKQHPALSQRVLVKFIIGAHGCTVPVEDREDPYSCKLLNISNPVLNQEIEAFSLPEDVPSVLTEDRIVSVNFRVLYPIVITSLGVFYEADGVGFQRNITVKLYQAEHEEALFSARFSPPSCGVQVNRLWYKPVEQFILPEGFEGTIVWESQDHQGLVSRNLQKVTVNDGGGVFRVITAGEGSLPHELTEGVEGIAGGFIYTIQGDALLKTLHTRPERFTSHIKNLEKEDTLLKEESSIYDDIIFVDVIDTYRNVPAKLLNFYQCSDANPCCKIIMGCSCISCRTSSQPWSVWKTFKSQGTVESTTFDLLLKTDDDCYIDLEAVFDRIMQKKLDRPNIWWGNFRLNWAVDRTGKWQELEYPSPAYPAFACGSGYVISKDIVQWLATNSQRLKTYQGEDVSMGIWMAAIGPKRYQDSLWLCEKTCESGMLSSPQYSPQELGELWRLKELCGDPCRCEER; the protein is encoded by the exons ATGCGAAACTGGCTGGTGCTGCTTTGCCCCTGTGCGGTCGGGGTCACGCTGCacctctggctgctgctcagctgccccGGCGGGCCCGGGAGACACCCGGCAG GTCCACTGGCTTTCTTTCCTCAGTGGAAGCTGAAACATTATGATGTTATTGTAGGTGTTTTGTCTGCTCGACACAACCATGAACTGCGCAGTGTTATAAGGAACACTTGGTTCAAGCACCTAAAACAACATCCTGCACTGAGCCAACG tgtCCTTGTGAAGTTTATAATAGGTGCACATGGCTGTACTGTGCCAGTGGAAGACAGAGAAGACCCGTACTCCTGCAAACTTCTGAACATCAGTAACCCAG ttttgaaTCAGGAAATTGAAGCATTCAGTCTCCCTGAGGATGTACCTTCTGTACTGACTGAAGACAGAATTGTCAGTGTGAACTTTCGTGTACTTTACCCCATTGTCATTACCAGTCTTGGGGTATTTTATGAGGCTGATGGGGTGGGATTCCAGAGGAACATCACTGTAAAACTGTACCAGGCAGAACATGAG GAAGCTCTCTTCAGTGCTCGCTTTAGTCCGCCAAGCTGTGGAGTGCAAGTGAACAGATTGTGGTACAAGCCAGTAGAGCAGTTCATTTTGCCAGAG GGTTTTGAAGGCACTATTGTGTGGGAAAGCCAGGATCATCAGGGACTTGTTTCAAGAAACCTTCAGAAAGTAACAGTGAATGATGGAGGGGGTGTTTTCAGAGTCATTACG GCAGGGGAAGGGTCACTGCCACATGAACTCACAGAAGGTGTGGAGGGAATAGCAGGTGGTTTTATCTACACTATTCAAG GTGATGCTCTTTTAAAAACCCTCCATACTCGCCCAGAAAGGTTTACAAGTCACataaaaaatcttgaaaaagaAGATACTTTATTGAAGGAAGAAAGCAGTATCTATGATGACATTATTTTTGTGGATGTTATTGACACTTACAGAAATGTTCCAGCTAAACTGTTGAACTTCTACCAATG CTCAGACGCAAATCCGTGTTGTAAGATCATCATGGGATGCAGCTGCATCTCCTGTAGGACAAGCAGTCAGCCTTGGTCGGtatggaaaacatttaaaagtcaAGG GACAGTTGAATCAACAACTTTTGATTTGTTGCTGAAGACAGATGATGACTGTTACATTGATTTGGAGGCTGTTTTTGACAGGATAATGCAGAAAAAATTGGACAGGCCAAATATTTGGTGGGGAAA TTTCAGACTAAATTGGGCAGTTGACCGAACCGGGAAATGGCAAGAGCTGGAGTACCCCAGTCCTGCCTATCCAGCCTTTGCTTGTGGGTCTGGCTACGTCATCTCCAAAGACATTGTTCAGTGGCTGGCAACAAACTCACAACGACTGAAGACGTACCAG GGTGAAGATGTGAGTATGGGCATCTGGATGGCAGCCATAGGACCCAAGCGGTATCAA GATAGTCTCTGGCTGTGTGAGAAGACGTGTGAGAGTGGCATGCTATCTTCCCCCCAGTATTCTCCACAGGAACTGGGAGAGCTCTGGAGATTAAAGGAACTGTGTGGAGATCCTTGTAGATGTGAGGAAAGATGA
- the B3GALNT2 gene encoding UDP-GalNAc:beta-1,3-N-acetylgalactosaminyltransferase 2 isoform X3, which translates to MRNWLVLLCPCAVGVTLHLWLLLSCPGGPGRHPAGPLAFFPQWKLKHYDVIVGVLSARHNHELRSVIRNTWFKHLKQHPALSQRVLVKFIIGAHGCTVPVEDREDPYSCKLLNISNPVLNQEIEAFSLPEDVPSVLTEDRIVSVNFRVLYPIVITSLGVFYEADGVGFQRNITVKLYQAEHEEALFSARFSPPSCGVQVNRLWYKPVEQFILPEGFEGTIVWESQDHQGLVSRNLQKVTVNDGGGVFRVITAGEGSLPHELTEGVEGIAGGFIYTIQEGDALLKTLHTRPERFTSHIKNLEKEDTLLKEESSIYDDIIFVDVIDTYRNVPAKLLNFYQWTVESTTFDLLLKTDDDCYIDLEAVFDRIMQKKLDRPNIWWGNFRLNWAVDRTGKWQELEYPSPAYPAFACGSGYVISKDIVQWLATNSQRLKTYQGEDVSMGIWMAAIGPKRYQDSLWLCEKTCESGMLSSPQYSPQELGELWRLKELCGDPCRCEER; encoded by the exons ATGCGAAACTGGCTGGTGCTGCTTTGCCCCTGTGCGGTCGGGGTCACGCTGCacctctggctgctgctcagctgccccGGCGGGCCCGGGAGACACCCGGCAG GTCCACTGGCTTTCTTTCCTCAGTGGAAGCTGAAACATTATGATGTTATTGTAGGTGTTTTGTCTGCTCGACACAACCATGAACTGCGCAGTGTTATAAGGAACACTTGGTTCAAGCACCTAAAACAACATCCTGCACTGAGCCAACG tgtCCTTGTGAAGTTTATAATAGGTGCACATGGCTGTACTGTGCCAGTGGAAGACAGAGAAGACCCGTACTCCTGCAAACTTCTGAACATCAGTAACCCAG ttttgaaTCAGGAAATTGAAGCATTCAGTCTCCCTGAGGATGTACCTTCTGTACTGACTGAAGACAGAATTGTCAGTGTGAACTTTCGTGTACTTTACCCCATTGTCATTACCAGTCTTGGGGTATTTTATGAGGCTGATGGGGTGGGATTCCAGAGGAACATCACTGTAAAACTGTACCAGGCAGAACATGAG GAAGCTCTCTTCAGTGCTCGCTTTAGTCCGCCAAGCTGTGGAGTGCAAGTGAACAGATTGTGGTACAAGCCAGTAGAGCAGTTCATTTTGCCAGAG GGTTTTGAAGGCACTATTGTGTGGGAAAGCCAGGATCATCAGGGACTTGTTTCAAGAAACCTTCAGAAAGTAACAGTGAATGATGGAGGGGGTGTTTTCAGAGTCATTACG GCAGGGGAAGGGTCACTGCCACATGAACTCACAGAAGGTGTGGAGGGAATAGCAGGTGGTTTTATCTACACTATTCAAG AAGGTGATGCTCTTTTAAAAACCCTCCATACTCGCCCAGAAAGGTTTACAAGTCACataaaaaatcttgaaaaagaAGATACTTTATTGAAGGAAGAAAGCAGTATCTATGATGACATTATTTTTGTGGATGTTATTGACACTTACAGAAATGTTCCAGCTAAACTGTTGAACTTCTACCAATG GACAGTTGAATCAACAACTTTTGATTTGTTGCTGAAGACAGATGATGACTGTTACATTGATTTGGAGGCTGTTTTTGACAGGATAATGCAGAAAAAATTGGACAGGCCAAATATTTGGTGGGGAAA TTTCAGACTAAATTGGGCAGTTGACCGAACCGGGAAATGGCAAGAGCTGGAGTACCCCAGTCCTGCCTATCCAGCCTTTGCTTGTGGGTCTGGCTACGTCATCTCCAAAGACATTGTTCAGTGGCTGGCAACAAACTCACAACGACTGAAGACGTACCAG GGTGAAGATGTGAGTATGGGCATCTGGATGGCAGCCATAGGACCCAAGCGGTATCAA GATAGTCTCTGGCTGTGTGAGAAGACGTGTGAGAGTGGCATGCTATCTTCCCCCCAGTATTCTCCACAGGAACTGGGAGAGCTCTGGAGATTAAAGGAACTGTGTGGAGATCCTTGTAGATGTGAGGAAAGATGA
- the B3GALNT2 gene encoding UDP-GalNAc:beta-1,3-N-acetylgalactosaminyltransferase 2 isoform X1 codes for MRNWLVLLCPCAVGVTLHLWLLLSCPGGPGRHPAGPLAFFPQWKLKHYDVIVGVLSARHNHELRSVIRNTWFKHLKQHPALSQRVLVKFIIGAHGCTVPVEDREDPYSCKLLNISNPVLNQEIEAFSLPEDVPSVLTEDRIVSVNFRVLYPIVITSLGVFYEADGVGFQRNITVKLYQAEHEEALFSARFSPPSCGVQVNRLWYKPVEQFILPEGFEGTIVWESQDHQGLVSRNLQKVTVNDGGGVFRVITAGEGSLPHELTEGVEGIAGGFIYTIQEGDALLKTLHTRPERFTSHIKNLEKEDTLLKEESSIYDDIIFVDVIDTYRNVPAKLLNFYQCSDANPCCKIIMGCSCISCRTSSQPWSVWKTFKSQGTVESTTFDLLLKTDDDCYIDLEAVFDRIMQKKLDRPNIWWGNFRLNWAVDRTGKWQELEYPSPAYPAFACGSGYVISKDIVQWLATNSQRLKTYQGEDVSMGIWMAAIGPKRYQDSLWLCEKTCESGMLSSPQYSPQELGELWRLKELCGDPCRCEER; via the exons ATGCGAAACTGGCTGGTGCTGCTTTGCCCCTGTGCGGTCGGGGTCACGCTGCacctctggctgctgctcagctgccccGGCGGGCCCGGGAGACACCCGGCAG GTCCACTGGCTTTCTTTCCTCAGTGGAAGCTGAAACATTATGATGTTATTGTAGGTGTTTTGTCTGCTCGACACAACCATGAACTGCGCAGTGTTATAAGGAACACTTGGTTCAAGCACCTAAAACAACATCCTGCACTGAGCCAACG tgtCCTTGTGAAGTTTATAATAGGTGCACATGGCTGTACTGTGCCAGTGGAAGACAGAGAAGACCCGTACTCCTGCAAACTTCTGAACATCAGTAACCCAG ttttgaaTCAGGAAATTGAAGCATTCAGTCTCCCTGAGGATGTACCTTCTGTACTGACTGAAGACAGAATTGTCAGTGTGAACTTTCGTGTACTTTACCCCATTGTCATTACCAGTCTTGGGGTATTTTATGAGGCTGATGGGGTGGGATTCCAGAGGAACATCACTGTAAAACTGTACCAGGCAGAACATGAG GAAGCTCTCTTCAGTGCTCGCTTTAGTCCGCCAAGCTGTGGAGTGCAAGTGAACAGATTGTGGTACAAGCCAGTAGAGCAGTTCATTTTGCCAGAG GGTTTTGAAGGCACTATTGTGTGGGAAAGCCAGGATCATCAGGGACTTGTTTCAAGAAACCTTCAGAAAGTAACAGTGAATGATGGAGGGGGTGTTTTCAGAGTCATTACG GCAGGGGAAGGGTCACTGCCACATGAACTCACAGAAGGTGTGGAGGGAATAGCAGGTGGTTTTATCTACACTATTCAAG AAGGTGATGCTCTTTTAAAAACCCTCCATACTCGCCCAGAAAGGTTTACAAGTCACataaaaaatcttgaaaaagaAGATACTTTATTGAAGGAAGAAAGCAGTATCTATGATGACATTATTTTTGTGGATGTTATTGACACTTACAGAAATGTTCCAGCTAAACTGTTGAACTTCTACCAATG CTCAGACGCAAATCCGTGTTGTAAGATCATCATGGGATGCAGCTGCATCTCCTGTAGGACAAGCAGTCAGCCTTGGTCGGtatggaaaacatttaaaagtcaAGG GACAGTTGAATCAACAACTTTTGATTTGTTGCTGAAGACAGATGATGACTGTTACATTGATTTGGAGGCTGTTTTTGACAGGATAATGCAGAAAAAATTGGACAGGCCAAATATTTGGTGGGGAAA TTTCAGACTAAATTGGGCAGTTGACCGAACCGGGAAATGGCAAGAGCTGGAGTACCCCAGTCCTGCCTATCCAGCCTTTGCTTGTGGGTCTGGCTACGTCATCTCCAAAGACATTGTTCAGTGGCTGGCAACAAACTCACAACGACTGAAGACGTACCAG GGTGAAGATGTGAGTATGGGCATCTGGATGGCAGCCATAGGACCCAAGCGGTATCAA GATAGTCTCTGGCTGTGTGAGAAGACGTGTGAGAGTGGCATGCTATCTTCCCCCCAGTATTCTCCACAGGAACTGGGAGAGCTCTGGAGATTAAAGGAACTGTGTGGAGATCCTTGTAGATGTGAGGAAAGATGA